A portion of the Cryptomeria japonica chromosome 5, Sugi_1.0, whole genome shotgun sequence genome contains these proteins:
- the LOC131032805 gene encoding uncharacterized protein LOC131032805 yields MTVKEEGILAFVPALSVFKDGAVLSNIFLSDPEWEDEEGEIILKLGRHPACDIVLDHPSISRWHLQIQLQNSSQELLLTDLSSVNGTFVCGQRATPKLPITLRLNDTFTMGASTRVYKFQWLPFPSEEEEDCTTPPLSRIVSTHEMKYGFNDGNEERVSMEERHANGVESISRNLAPSLSDIVLGHDKQDCGHNNKKKELASMRKEYFKADESIVLSNLKRGFNYENKGQFSKAEIPTLSRIVSEPHEMKYGFNDENEEQVSMEERHANAAESISRNLAPTLSGIISEHDKQEGGHDDENKELASKQKEYVKADESIVLRSLVKLCEPMMK; encoded by the exons ATGACTGTGAAAGAAGAGGGAATACTAGCTTTTGTTCCAGCGCTCTCTGTGTTCAAGGATGGAGCTGTCCTGAGTAACATTTTCCTGAGTGATCCCGAGTGGGAAGATGAAGAGGGAGAGATAATACTGAAGTTGGGAAGGCATCCGGCTTGTGATATAGTTCTGGATCATCCCAGCATCAGCAGATGGCATCTGCAAATCCAGCTTCAAAACTCATCTCAGGAGCTCCTCCTCACAGATTTATCTTCAG TAAATGGAACATTTGTTTGTGGACAAAGAGCCACTCCCAAACTTCCGATAACACTACGACTGAATGACACATTTACGATGGGAGCTTCCACCAGGGTTTACAAGTTCCAGTGGCTTCCTTTTCCATCCGAAGAAGAGGAGGATTGCACA ACCCCACCCTTGTCTAGAATTGTTTCTACCCATGAAATGAAGTATGGATTCAATGATGGAAATGAAGAACGAGTCTCAATGGAAGAGCGACATGCCAATGGTGTTGAATCCATTTCCAGGAATCTG GCCCCATCTTTGTCAGACATTGTTCTTGGACATGACAAACAAGATTGTGGACATAACAATAAAAAGAAGGAATTAGCTTCAATGCGAAAGGAATATTTCAAAGCTGATGAATCTATTGTCCTTAGCAACCTG AAGCGTGGATTCAATTATGAAAACAAAGGGCAATTCTCAAAGGCAGAG ATCCCAACCTTGTCTAGAATTGTTTCTGAACCCCATGAAATGAAGTATGgatttaatgatgaaaatgaagaaCAAGTCTCAATGGAAGAGCGACATGCCAATGCTGCCGAATCCATCTCCAGGAATCTG GCCCCAACCTTGTCAGGCATTATTTCTGAACACGACAAACAAGAGGGTGGACATGATGATGAAAACAAGGAACTAGCTTCAAAGCAAAAGGAATATGTCAAAGCTGATGAATCTATTGTCCTTAGAAGCCTGGTAAAATTATGTGAACCTATGATGAAATAA